The following nucleotide sequence is from Stigmatopora argus isolate UIUO_Sarg chromosome 18, RoL_Sarg_1.0, whole genome shotgun sequence.
cgacgatcttctgggcagtgttaatcactctccgcgtggcctttttgtctgccgccgtgcttccagcgtagcacactgtaatgcagtatgccaggatgctctccacagtggctctatagaaggttaccagaagcttagtgtccaagttgttcctcctgagtaccctgaggaaatggagtcgtttctgggccttcttcactactgccgtggtgtatgaagaccaggagagcttatccgtgacatggacccccaggaatttaaaggactggaccctgtctacacatactccatttatgaggagtggggccagatctgtgctgtttgcaaaagtccatgattgtttctttagttttcgtgatgttcagtgtgagattgttcaccgagcaacACAAagagtttgttgacctcatctctgtaggccgactcatcccctcctgagatgagtccgaccacagtggtagTTTGTTTACAGCAGTCCGTCAGCAGGAGGCTTAAAGCCCTGACCTGCCTGCTACACATTTCACAGGTGTGTAGAGGAGCTAGGTGCTAGGAGATACTACTTGGTCAAATAAACGGACTGGCCGACAGgtcggaatcggtttgacactcCTGTCTTAAAGCCATCGTCGGCgaatgacggcgctagacgccccgtccatttcaagtgggaggaaaggggggggggggggtcttggtTGCTTAATCACTTGACATTTGCTTTCAAAATCACTGAAACTTTATTTAGATTCCCACATTAAGGCTGCACAAATGTACGTggaggaaaatgaaagaaaacaaccTCAACCTTTCAGTGAACTACTTTGTTGCACAAATACGCATTTATTAGAATGAAAATTGAaacggttttttttttacaatttatcttGAAAATGACAATTAAATAAAAGTCACGCCATGAAATTAAAGGAGAAATCAAGCTTTAGTTtgcctaagaaaaaaaaaaaaaaaaaaacaagtctacCTGCGCTGTAAAAGGAACCTTCTTCACTTGTGCTTCTCTGTCGCCCGCCACAGGGCGGCGGCGAGCGGGCACAACTCGCTTAGTACGTTGCAAAAAGGCTTTGTCAAGTTTTGTTTTGGAGGGGAGGGCTGATTCAAATTGGTTGATTTTATTCTTGCGTATTCAAAGAAGCCCACACAAACAGTTTACACATTTACAATCACGGcagcggcggaggcggcgggggCCGTCTCGCCGCCCCCGGCTGCCGGACGCTCTTGGTTGGATTTTCACGGATGACGCCAAAAGCGCCCGGGATGCTTTTGGTTGTTTGCGCACTCAGAAGTACAAAGAGAATGGAGATCGAGCGACAGCCAGAAGAAGGAGAAGAGGGAGGAGAAAAaggagaagatgaagaagaagaagaagaagaaaaacatttgacaACCAAGCTCGTCACAAAGTCTCCTTCGTCTCTGGACTCCTCCCGCCGACGCGCCTTGTGCTGTGAGGGGTGGGCGGGGTCACGGCGTCAGAGACAGCATGTTTTTCATGATGGACAGCTCGAGGGGAGGGAAGcggggaggagggggggagagaggggagaggggtGGGAGAAATGAGGAATGACAGTGACCTGATACAGGTTAAATGCTTCTTACGGGAGTGAAGTGACATCTAGCGATAGGAGCTTTCGTACAGTCGGGGATGGGAGAAGGGGGAGGGGCCATGAAAACCATGCTTCCTCCGGGGGTCGTTGCGAGAGGGAGTTTGGTCGGCCGGCCGCACGGCTGGAAAAGGGCACGCCGGCGTCCTTCCCGTCTCGGCCCACGACGACCCCCTAGACGAGCGAGGAGGCGGAAGGGAGGggggaagggaggaagggaggaaggaagcGGGATTCTACACCTGGGGGAGAAAGTGGGAGCCGGACCTGGGGGACGGGGGGTGTTTTGGGATCGCGCGGAACCCTTAAAGTCAGGCTCCGCCTCGCGGGGAGAGAACAAAGAAACAACAAAGGCGCGTCGTGTCGGTCGGTCGGCCGGAGGCGAGCGCTCATTTCTGGTTCCTCAGCTGATTGGAGAGCCAGTCCAGGCCCTCGTACAGGCCGTCGCCGCTGGTGGCGCACGTGGCCTGGATGTACCAGCTGCGCTGGCGCAGGGAGTGAAGGCCCAGCTTGTCCGTGATCTCCGCCGCGTTCATGGCGTTCGGAAGGTCCTGCCCGCCCGCCCGGGGACGACACGCCCGTTAGTGCCTTCCACGTCGCTCGGGACGTCCATCGCAACGACGCGGTTCGGGCGGAGCACCGCTTTACTCGGCGGACTCCGACGGACGGCCGCGCGGAAACCGCCGACGGCTTTCGGTGGGCGTCTCACCTGTTTGTTGGCAAAGACCAGGAGAACGGCTTCTCGCAGCTCGTCCTCCGACAGCATTCTGGAGAGCTCCTCTCGCGCCTCGTTGACTCGCTCCCGGTCGTTGCTGTCCACCACGAAGATGAGACCTGCGCGTGGGGCGGGCCCCCGTCCGTCAGCTCGCCATCGGTCGGCGGGTCCGGCGGCGCCGACGGCGACTCACCTTGAGTGTTCTGGAAGTAGTGGCGCCACAGCGGCCTGATTTTGTCCTGACCGCCCACATCCCACACGGTGAAACTGATGTTCTTGTATTCTACCGTCTCCACATTAAAACCTGCGGATCAAGTCCAGTTCACTTCATTTCAGCGCCCAAGGATCGTTTTCCGGGTCGTCGACGGCACTAAAACGACGTGGCGGGAACCGGGCTTAGGGCGCAACGCGTCCTTCTCAAGGTCTATTTTGCAACTTTCGATGGCCCTACCCGAGCCGTTAAACCGCAACAATTCCAAAAAAAGAGCCCGCTTGTCGACGATAGAGGACCTATCGTCCTTCGGGTGTTAAGGAGTCCCGTCGTTTGCGGGCGCCTGCCCAAGCCGTTCAAAGCGGTGGGACCAACGCTGGTCCATCCTCCCGTTTCAAAAGGCTTGGACGTCGCAGAGCCGTCTTAGCGACGACTTTAACGACATTCAAGCGAATATGCGCTCCTTTGCCGTTCCGAGAAGTACGCGAAGGGAAGGACGGCGGCGACGGGCGCGCAAAAGTCGGCGGCTCTACGTACCGATAGTGGGAATGGTGGTGACTATTTCTCCGAGCTTGAGCTTGTAGAGGATGGTGGTCTTCCCTGCGGCATCCAGACCCACCATCAGGATCCTCATCTCCTTCTTGCCAAAAAGGCCCTTGAAAACGGTGGTGAACATATTCCCCATGACGACGACGCTGGGCAGGAGGAACAAGGAAATGGTTAGGCTTCGTGGGTTAGTTAACATCTGGAAACTGGGGGCTGCCTATGTTGACCGTGGGGGACATTCCAAAGTTGACTTTTGGCTGGCAAACACTACGAGGGGGAAATTTGCCGCTGCTGAAAAGTGACATTTGTCAGCTCTGACTAATCGGTCGGAGCGGGCGAGCGGCCTGTTGTCCCCCAAACGAAACCGATCATTTCAATCGTTCAACTCGGGGAGCAAACGAACCCTCGACGGCAGGCTCGCCATAAAATAGCACACAAAGAGTGGCAAACAATAGCGGGCGTCTTTCGGAACGATTCATCAGCCGGCAGCTCGGGCCAAAACTAGCGTCGCTGCTAAAGCTAGCCACTCTACCCTTAGGGCGGATACGCAAACTCGTTCGGCTAGTTTAGCGGACGGTGTCACCGGAAAAGTCCCCTTTCGCCGAGCCCCGCGCTCTTGGATGTTCGTTTTCGGCTAGTTCGGGCATATGTCCCGTTTGTGCCAAGCGGGCTAAGCGAAACAACGATTGGCGAGACGGGCCTCGGTAGCTCCAAAATGTTAGCCGCTAAGTGCCGCGTCACAGCGAAGGAGAGGCGAACGTGACCTCGCGCTAAAAGCTCGGTTGAACGGCTCGGTTCGGACGCCGAGGCGCTCGGGCTCGAGGCGACGGGGCACCGGGCCTGCGCCGTGGCTTTCGGGAGCATTTTTACCTTTTTCCAAGGCTCTCTTGTGGATGTTTACGTTATCTTCCGTTATATTGGCCGTTAGTTCAAAATGGCTTCTTGCGCAGCCGGGTTGACGCCGGCGCAGAGGAACCTCCTACTATCAGGCACGAGCCAATTGCAGCGTGATAAGTGTCACTCAGGACCCGCCTTCTTGATGTCCGCCATCCAATCAGGAAACGGCCGCCCGCTCTGCCGTGTGGAATTTGCACAAAATGTCGCGGAAATGCAAGGAAAAGAGCTTTCGATGGGCCTCTGGGTAGGAAACGCCTTCAAACAAGCACTCCCTCAAATTCGAgactaaaacaaacatttatgttTATTACAAACAGACAAGTCAAAGGTGAATAACtcttaactcattcaatgccagccCGGATTAGACGTCTACCATCGTCAGTGTCGCCCAATGTGACTTCATGAAATAACATTAAAGCCGATTGAGTAGTAGTAGTTAGAGTAGTTATAGTAGTAGTTTTAATGGCTACAATGCCAGAGTTACTGAGCGGCCAGGGTAACAATAGTTGATTTTTAAAGCGCCTCTGGGTCATTTTAACCTACCGAAAGCAGCAAATGAGCTAAATAAGTCGTTACgtcaaaaaaagtaataaaataaaagatatgtcagcttttttgaaaatgtgaatttttaaaaatgtgtttgtccAATAATAAAGGGTATTGTGGATTCTTATGCTCTGAAAAGTGGGCATCCACTGATGTTTGTGATTAGTCATTTTCAAAAGACCCGAACCCTTTTTTTCTTATCAACAACAACAGAGTGTGCAAAGAGGGTTGAAACCTATTCATTCCATAGAGTTGAAACATCGTTTCCAAAAAATACATCATTTCAACACGGGAAGTTCCATTTGAATGACCCACATTGATTTGTTTGCTGGCTATTTTTAGGCTAGGGAAGTAGGGGCCGGCGCTGGTGCAGAAATGGCGCCTTCCGCCAAAAGCGGGCGGGTGGGCGGGGCCGGCTCGAGCTCACCGGAAATTGGGCTTTGCCGCCTCCGACGCGCCAGGTCCATGGCGGGCACGAGTCGGGCTCGGTCACGGCGCGAAGCCCCGCCCAAGGCAAATTCTCCGGCGCCGAGCCGGCGTCGTCCGATGAACAATCCGAGTCCTGCcgggcaaaacaaacaaacaaacaaaccaaaaaattcAGCGTTGCAGAGAGTGCACGGACACCCACACGTGGACGCGCGTACCTTTAACGAGGCCAGCGAGGAGCTGCTGAAGCAGGAAGGAGGGTGGTCTCGTGGCTCCGGGGTCAGGTGGGCCGCATCTTGCAAAAACGTACAACGTACGGccccaaatgaacaggaagtgaccttggAATGCCCCCTAGCCCCCGCCCTTCCCCCAAAAGTGACCTGAATTCAAGTGGTCATGTTTGCGAGCAAAcctcaggtggaccgaccttctCGTGGGTCTCCCGGCCGGGCTTCCGAGCCCCCCCGTCCGGACTGCAGGCCTCTCCGCAACAGAGGGAAGACATCCAGCAGAGCTCGGAGGTAAAGCTTTGAGGCTTCTTTTGCGTCagcctcctcgtcctcctcttcgTCTTTGTCTTCGTGCCCCCGGCTGTTGCCCTCGCAGTCGTCCTCGCAGTCGTCCTCGCAGTCGTCCTCGCAGTCGCCCTCGTAATGGTGGTCCCAGGAGTCGCCCTGGCAATGGTGGGCCAGGCAGTCGCCCTCCTCTCCCACGTAGATGTCCACGTCCGAGTCGGAACAGCGGTCCGGCTCGTCCCGCAGAGACGCGGGGGGGCTTTCCCGCTCCCGGGCGAGCGGGTCGGCCTCTCCCGCGTCCGAGTCCTcgtctgccgccgccgccgtcctccaGGGGCTGACCCAGCGCACGACGGCAGACGCGGCGGCGAGTGCCGCCCCGCGCCCGTCCACTTGGTCGCGCACCCGGGCGCCGCTCGGATCGCCCGCTGCGGAGGGAAAGACGCAGACTGTCAACTCGGGCCAAGGAACTTAGTATACCGCATTGCGACCCATGGAGGCGGATGCTATCCACGGCCATCTTTAACGTGGCGATAAGTGCATGGTAAGCAACGGAGGTGAAGCGTACTCAATGCCATTTTAGGTGTTGCGCGTTTACGGCCACGGTCCGCCACAAAGCCCCGGTTGTGGTTTGTCCTCCAGTCTGGCAGgtggcgggggcggcggcgacAGGAGATGGGGGGCACCGCCGGACAAAGCCGCACGTCTCTGCCAGCCGGCGAAGGGGCGAAAACCAGTTCCGGTTCGGTCGACGAAGACGAGGTGTCCAAAGCGGACGACGGCGCGGCTTCGCTCTCGCTCGGCCCCGGTCGGCGGCCGGCggagtcgtcgtcgtcgtcgtcgtccgacGACGTCGCGCCGTCCATAAACTGAGGGGGCGGGGGGATGACGTGGCAAAGTAACGTGGGCGCAAAGTCGGATGACGGGGAGCCATCGGGACCGGCGGCGACGTGAGAGTCTTCTTTCCCGGCCTGCCCGCGTCCCTTCCTGAAACACACGTAAGAGGCAGCGGTGGCAAATATTCAGAGTTTTTCCTGACTGTAAGCCACGCTGCCCCAAAAGCTGGAGGAGCTAGCAAAGGGGGGGCATTGAACGGCGTCCATATCGAGACGCTTGTCATCTGCAACGCACCCGAAGCTGTCGAGAGGACGCAGTCGCGAGCGGCAAGTGCGCACGTGGGTGGGGCTGAACTCTTGGAAGTCTTCCCCTGTCAACGTGAGGCACGCGTGAGGGCgagcggtggcggtggcggtggaggcggcggcggccgagCGTCTCCACTCACTTTGGGCCTGAGCCACGACGCACGCGCTGAAAGGTCCCACGGCTTCTCTGGCCGTTCCCAGCAGCATGGCTCGAGCGAGAGGGGTCGCCCGCTCGCCactgccgccaccgccgccaggCGTTGACTTGATGCCAAAGTCCAGAGTGACAAGCCCGACCAGCTAAAAACAGTCACCTTGTTCCTCCTTCAAGAAGTTGAATACACCGGCGTCAAAAGAGAGTACCGGCGTAGCAGCTCACCGTCTCGGGTAGGCGATTGGAAACCAGATCTCTACGAGGTGTGTTATTTCTTCGTACTCCTCGATAGCGAGCGAGGATCCATGGAGGTTAGGGTTTCGATCCCCGTGACGGCGAAACCCTAGTTTCAACGAGGAGTCCTCCTCCTTGAACAAATTGAAGCGGTCGGCAagcaatgacacacacacacacacttttggaTCACTAGCACCGACCTGGTTTGGATCCTTCGCGTAGGCCCACGATTTTCCCCGAGTTTGGCAGTGGCGCTCCTTCCCGAGCGTCCGGACCTTTCTTTATGGGTCAAGTGTCAACGAGGCCCTCTTGCAAACCCCCCCCTAGATGCCGGCGCTTTCCCAAAAGGGGGTGGGGCCGCCATCGTCAGCCGTTACGCCAGCTCAGCTGTTTAAAGGCCACCAGCTGCTTGGAGCATCAAGCTCATGTCAGGCTGCGGCGCGCGCTAAGCTAACAAGCCTTGTCAAGTCATCGAGCGTCGGGCCGAGGAAAATGTCTTTGAGCGCAGTGTGGAGAACGATCCACAAAATGGCACTTTCTTCAGCATTTCTCATTGCATAACATGAAAAAAGACCAAACCTTAAAGACATTTGATTTTATTGAAATTGAACCCAAAGAAACACTTTCACCCGTGGCGGAGGCGACAAAGTCatgatcaaatcaaatcaattctACTTTGTTTTGAGGAAGGGGGGGCGTATCTGGTCGTGGCTAAAGAAGACTTGGTCTCCGGACGCAGACGCCGCTGGGGTAGCAGGAAAAGAGGGTGGGGCAACAATGTTCCATCCACGTCAGCGCAGCAAATGGcctgcacgcacgcacgcaaagGCGCCAGGGGGTTGAACCGGCCACGCCAGCCCCTATCGGAGGGGACGGAAGGTACCCGTGGGAGGGGCAGAGGGCCTACCGGGAGGCGGCGCCCCTACAGCACGTCCGGCGCCTTCTTCTCGCACGTTCCCGTGGCCATGTTGCAGGAGTAGCCCTGCGGGCAGCAGTGCTCGTGGTCGGCGCAGCACACGGCCTGGTGGTAGATTGGGAGAAAGGCAACGTCGGCACGGGCGACTACGGTcggacctctacttacaaaatcaatTGCTTCTGGAACTTTCCCGTAACTTGAACGTCATTTGGTAGGTACAGCGGTACTTCTAAAAGTCAATTCTCTcgtttgttccacggtcctccccacacaactaccaactcaaCCCTTTCAAATTGGTCCAAGTGTGGACccaaggaaatgcatttacttttggaggGATTTcggaacttggatcttttttccaATCTCGAGGAACTCATTTGAATATataaagctttcgtaacctggaaatttccTATCTAGAGGCAGCCGTAAGTGGAGGTTGGCAATAGCCCCATTCGTAAGTATTGACTGTACAGCCAATGatagcccagtagagtgtagcccggttctaaagtgagaaacGATGCATGGTCCTGGGaccatattttcaaaataaaataacagatgaagaaatgcatttactttttggggatttcctaACTCTGATGGGCCGGTAGCATGCACAGGGAGAACCCAAAAAAGAAAGGATGGGGcaaaccccgggcgggggcctACCTTGATGAGCGGGCAGCACCCCCACTCTCCGGAGGGCAGCTTGCAGCAGGTGGTGCCCGCCGCGCAGCCGCTCTTGTCGTCGCACTTGACGTCGTCGGCGGCGGTGGCCACGGCGGCCGTTTTGCTCGACCAGGGGACCTCGGCGAGTCCTCGCCAACAGGACGAGCGACCCGGCCGGCACGTGTGCCCGGCCGGGCAGCAGTGCGAGCCGTCCTCGCAGCACACCGCCTACGGGCGCACGCCGAAAAACAGCAGTCCGTGGGTTTGCCCGTTTTGTCCCCTGCGCTTATGCCACGTCCACCGAGAAGCACAAAAGCCCCCCCCAAACCAAACGGCGAACACGGCAGTCGGCCTATTCCATCGGCTTTGTTTGTGGGTTCAATCCAGCGGGCGGCTTTAGCCAGCACGTTGGCGGAGCGCTCACCTGCGGAAGCGGGCAGCAACCCCACTCGCCGGAGCTCTTCATGAAGCAGCAGGTGGCGCCTTGGGGGCAGCCGGTTCGTTCGTCGCAGGCGTTCACACGTTTGGGCGTcggggcggtggcggcggcgacggcgacggacgCCTGCTCGCAGGTGGCGGCGGCTACATTGCACACGGTGCCGTGAGGGCAACAGTGGAGGCGGTCCGAACAGCACACAGCCTGGAAACAATTGCATTTACACGCAAAGGACAGTCAATGTGGACTTTGGCCAACTtgttagcaaaaaataaaagcagtcaGTCACATTAGCTTGAACTTGTGTAGACCCAAGCGTAGACTTACGTCGGGCATGGGGCAGCAGCCGTACTCGCCCGAACTCATTTGGCAGCAGGTGGTCTCGTCGGGACACGTCGACTTCTTGTCGGGGCAAATCACTGCGAGACGGCGGAACAAAAGCCCCGTTGCTTTGCGGCTTTTGGAGATGCCATCGGATTCGGTGCAAGAGAGCGAGCCGCCACCCGGGCGCCAACCGGGCGCCGGCCCGAGAGgggcgagccccccccccccccctcatttTGAAAAAGCTCCGCTTTAacaatgaactgaaaacaataaAGAGATCGGCGCCCTCTTACGGTCGCCGGGCTCGGCGTCAAGCCGTCGGCCGAGCGGCGAGACGTTCCGGCGTAGCACGGCGGGAAGTTTGTCCGACAGGGGTCGCCAAAGGCCGCCCGGCGATACGCATTTGGACTGGGCCAGATCGCAGACGCTTCCCTCGGGGCAACAGTGGCGCTTGTCGTCGCAGCACACCGCCTGGGGGCGGGGGCAAAGGTCAGGCCGGAAGGAGGGGGGGCCGTAGCCCAAAGGAGGTCAGGCCGGAAGGACGGGGGCCGTAGCCCAAAGGTCAGGCCGGAAGGACGTAGGCCGTCACCTTGGTTAGCGGGCAGCAGCCCCAGGAGCCGTCAGGAAGCTGGCAACAGGTGGCGGCGTCCGGGCATTCCGACTGCCGGTCCGGGCACATGACGGCCCCGGCGCTCTCGTTGGCCTGGACCACGCAAGGCGTGCCACACTTTTCCACAACGCGCCCAAACAATTGTTCCATTTCCGCACGCGGGCGGCTCGGGTCGGCGCCCCCTACCGTCTTAGCGGGAAGTGACCTCTTCCAGGGCAGAGTCACCGTCTCGTTGGTGCAGGTGGAGTGCTCCAGGTCGCAAACGGTAGCTTCCGGACAACAATGGATGGCGTCCGAGCAGCACACGGCCTGCGCGGAAAAGTTGGCGACAATTGGAAAGCAATGGCTGGGCCGGACGTACGGCCCCGGCCCGCCCGCGGGGAAATGTTGGCGGCAACGGTAAAGGCGGGGCCGCCGGGCGGGGGCGCGGCTGACCCGAGGCAGGGGACAGCATCCGTAGCGTCCCAGGACGTCTTCACAACACGTGCTTCCGTCCGAACACGAGCTGCCGTCGGGGCAAACCAACGCCGCGCACACCGTGCACGCCAACAGGACGCACCAACAGGACAAAGGCTGAAACACAGACAACGTAAACATAAGCGTTCCAGGGCAGGGTCACTCGCTGCAGATCATTTCCTAcggattttagggcatttccgcTCGGCTTCCTATTGGTCGGACACTTCTTGTGGATTGGGGGGCATTTATTTGCGGGCCACTTCCTGTGAATTCCTGTAGCTTTTGGGGTTCTTACCCTGCTCATtgcacacttcctgttgatatgggggcatttccgggtcacaTTCTGTTCATTTTAGGTCACCTACTGCACACGTTGGTGTTTTCCGGGGTCACTTGCcatttcaaacggattggacgcctatcgccgtcaCAAAAACCTGTTGCGCCTGTTGTAATTAGGCTCCTCCTTACTTACCATCGTCGATGGCAGGACGTCACCGAAGATGTCAGTCCTCACGCGCTT
It contains:
- the LOC144093152 gene encoding uncharacterized protein LOC144093152, whose translation is MLLGTAREAVGPFSACVVAQAQREDFQEFSPTHVRTCRSRLRPLDSFGKGRGQAGKEDSHVAAGPDGSPSSDFAPTLLCHVIPPPPQFMDGATSSDDDDDDDSAGRRPGPSESEAAPSSALDTSSSSTEPELVFAPSPAGRDVRLCPAVPPISCRRRPRHLPDWRTNHNRGFVADRGRKRATPKMALTGDPSGARVRDQVDGRGAALAAASAVVRWVSPWRTAAAADEDSDAGEADPLARERESPPASLRDEPDRCSDSDVDIYVGEEGDCLAHHCQGDSWDHHYEGDCEDDCEDDCEDDCEGNSRGHEDKDEEEDEEADAKEASKLYLRALLDVFPLLRRGLQSGRGGSEARPGDPREDAAHLTPEPRDHPPSCFSSSSLASLKDSDCSSDDAGSAPENLPWAGLRAVTEPDSCPPWTWRVGGGKAQFPVSSSRPRPPARFWRKAPFLHQRRPLLP
- the LOC144092403 gene encoding ADP-ribosylation factor 1-like; translated protein: MGNMFTTVFKGLFGKKEMRILMVGLDAAGKTTILYKLKLGEIVTTIPTIGFNVETVEYKNISFTVWDVGGQDKIRPLWRHYFQNTQGLIFVVDSNDRERVNEAREELSRMLSEDELREAVLLVFANKQDLPNAMNAAEITDKLGLHSLRQRSWYIQATCATSGDGLYEGLDWLSNQLRNQK
- the grnb gene encoding granulin b, with product MPLSCWCVLLACTVCAALVCPDGSSCSDGSTCCEDVLGRYGCCPLPRAVCCSDAIHCCPEATVCDLEHSTCTNETVTLPWKRSLPAKTANESAGAVMCPDRQSECPDAATCCQLPDGSWGCCPLTKAVCCDDKRHCCPEGSVCDLAQSKCVSPGGLWRPLSDKLPAVLRRNVSPLGRRLDAEPGDLICPDKKSTCPDETTCCQMSSGEYGCCPMPDAVCCSDRLHCCPHGTVCNVAAATCEQASVAVAAATAPTPKRVNACDERTGCPQGATCCFMKSSGEWGCCPLPQAVCCEDGSHCCPAGHTCRPGRSSCWRGLAEVPWSSKTAAVATAADDVKCDDKSGCAAGTTCCKLPSGEWGCCPLIKAVCCADHEHCCPQGYSCNMATGTCEKKAPDVL